In the genome of Sebastes fasciatus isolate fSebFas1 chromosome 23, fSebFas1.pri, whole genome shotgun sequence, the window ttttggcttgacttttgtacagtgggaggaagtggagatgcgttgtccatctatctatacagtcTCTGGTCGGGACAAAATGTAACAACCGACTCATTTATTGCCCGTTGTTACGTAAAGGTCTTTCCAgtttgttatattatataagtATTATTTATAGTCGAGGCCGCGGTGAGGCCGAGCTtcgtgtgttttcttttctaatGCCAAACATATCTCCTGCTGCATCTTGTCAATGCGTTGTTCCGACATTGTCTCTGTGGGCTGTTAATACAGCTCCACTGCTCGAGGAAAAGAAACTGCAGCCACCTGTCCGTCTGGTCTGGGACGCCAGCCAGTACACTCTGCTGCCATAGATAGCTCTGAGATCTCTGATGTGTAGCACCACTACAATATACGAGACGGGGATCTAAATGTTTCCCCCCTCATCATGACAGATTTATGGGAATATTAAGACTTTTCAAATTTGCCAACCTCATTGAGCTCTCGCTTAGGGATGACTAAGATTTTCAGATTATGTGTTTAGTGTGTTGACTTTATATCTCATAAATCTGACCCGGGGTTGCAACGCTGACGCACTTCTAAAAGCCTGGACACTGTCAGCACCTTTTAAAGATTAGTTTACAGAATCAAATCCGAGAAACCCAGATTTGCAGATTCTaataaactgtttttgtgtcccctctctctctctctctccgaccCCTCTCCTTCATCGTGCAGGCTTTTAATCCAAACAGGGTATGATGTAAATATTAAGGACTTTGATGGCTGGACTCCTCTACATGCATCAGCACACTGGGGCAAAGAGGAGGCCTGTAGGATACTGGTGGAGAATCTATGTGACATGGACCTCATTAATAAAATGGTGAGAAACTGGAACTGTCACGAGTCCTGTCATAAGGATGCTGTGAGATCCATATTTTATAtaactttcattttgtttctctccCTCAGGGCCAGACAGCTTTTGATGTAGCTGACGAAGATGTTCTGGGATACTTAGAAGAActacaaaagaaacaaaatctGGTGAGTCAATGTGGCTGCGAATCATCATCATATAAGGACTCATTTCTGTACAAAACAACTTTGTCAGAAGCAGTTTTATTTTTGGCTGCTATTTTAGTCTTCAGCGGTGTTCACATCAAACACAAAGTGAATTTTTGCACTCGCGCAAGTTTGACCATCgggatcatttgtgttcatttgcaTCACTCGAGGAAGAGAGGTTTACCTCCATGTAGATACAAACAACGTTTCATCAACCATGGCCGAAATAACCActattgctgctttgtacatgtttgtggaagtcccagatacgtctgaaaaccaaacgccgtcgtgtctgggttcataacatctgGTGGCGCTCTGTGAATTTCACCCAACTGTATTCACTGTATCTAGCGGGCCACACGTCGCTAcagcggtatgaacccaaaataaacagcttgtgctgtgatttaattgcaataaatggatcaaaaggaggatgccgaaataactacatcatgatgtcgatttgtaaaaagtctgaattcatgcttcgTCAGGTCTGTCTGCAGGACGACCAGCAaagaacttttaaaatgcttgttctTCTCTACACTAATGGCGCTGTGATAATTGATGTAGGTCCTCTGTAGATGCCTGTGAAGCTCAGACActtgcatacatacataaatacatactttcacacatacaaacatcaGTTTGCTGCGAGTGTCCGTATTTTCCCGAACAGATGCACCGGGATGCATTTAGACTGGAAGTCGTAAATACCGACTCGGAGTTATCCACTTCCAACTTGCAATGGATTGCAACATTAGTCATGGAAATGAAGGTCGTTGACGAGCATATTTCGTCATAATTTTCGTGAACGAAATTAGCCCGGAAGCCCGTGATTGAGCAAATATGCAtgaatctctttttttatttacaattttCATAGTGTGTCCAAGATGCCTTGCTGTATTTTCCTCTGTTCTAATtactgatttttcttttcttcattcCAGCTGATAGGTGACAAAGACGTTAAGAAATCTCCTTTGATTGAAACGACGACCACTGGGGACAACAACCAATCACTGAAACCACTCAAGAGGTAAATAGCttgataatgaaaaataatcaatGGAAACTAAATTAGTTTTAGGATTGTCAAGCCAACTATAGCACAGGCATAACTAAAAGTTTGAatattttattctgtatttttttgtagtCGCTCTTGCCGTTCAAAATCCTGTACTACACTGATGCTGTAGTTCTGCACTAACGGTGTTAAATGTGTGTTGCAGCAAAGAAACGCTGCTTCTAGAGCCAGAAAAGGTCGCCCCACGCATCGAGACCTTAGAACCGGAGAAGGTggatgaaggagaggaggggaagaagGACGAATCAAGCTGCTCCAGTGAGGAAGAAGACGACGAAGATTCAGAGTCGGAGACTGAAGCAGGTACAGTGTGACTTATTTTTAGACTTCAAAATCAGGTCTGAAGACTAAACATTTACTGGTTATCAGTTAAATAACACACGTTCTTGCTTGCTTTTCAttcattgttgttttctttttgactCCTCCAGACAAGACCAAGCCTTCAGCATCGGTGAGCAACAGCACGACGCCCGCCCCGACCAGCATCAGCGTGTCACCTCCAACTAGCCCAACCAACCAGGTGACAAGCCCCACTTCAACGGTAAAGAAGGTGCGACCTGGTGGATACATATTCATCACCTTACCCTTCGCAGACAGTTGCCACAGtactggcattaaaaaaaagacagattagCTGCTGATTGGTTGTAAAAAGGCCTTACAGCCGTGATGTaaccatgtcactattccaccCTCAAACCACTTCAAGTAGTAACCGCACCTCCTCCGTCTCATCAGCGTTGCTCTACTGGGACGTGTTGGTGCCTCATTCTTTACACAAATCAGTAAAAATTCACCATCTATTTAGTTTTTCTCTCCCCCTCGAACACAAACCTAATTTCACAGCCGGCTGAAGAGGTATAAATGAGTTTGCGGTTCATACTCCAGGCCATCACACAAATAGTTGTCCCCGGTTGGGATTCGCTCTTGGTGTCGCAGTACAATGAGCACACACATCCAACAAATGTCACAGAGGCCCTGAGAATGACATTAATTGTTGGTGGCGTTTAACAAAACATGGCAACGGGCTGCACAGTGGGGATGATTGGTGGCCAATACTGGATAATAACAGTTTACTATAAGAGCTGTTAAGAGGGGAACCAGGAGGCTACAGTGGAGTGAGATTGGTTTGGATGTTTGCTTGCATGGTAGTGTGTTCCCACTTTTGAgtctgctgccctctgctggcaAAATGAGGCTAAACATTTAACTTCAAGTGAACCTGGTGACTTTTTCCAAGGGCATGTCTGCTTCCTTCAGTCCACTGGTTTAAATGTGACATCATGTTTCACTGTTGGAAAGgtattttaagtgttttgtttGGCCAAAGTTGACATGGGATGCATATAGAACTAAAAATGAAAtcccaaaataaaagcctcgaCGCTCATTCCATTAAGTCTGTGATATCAGACACCAACTGCATTATCATTTCACATATGTTGCTTAAATAAGAGGGTACCTTTACGGCCGTTACACACCGGTAGCGTGTTTTTTCGTGCATTTAACTTGCATTTGTTTTCGGAAcgaggttgattttctgagTTTTTGCACTGCGAATataggcatcaaccaatcacgttgtgcgggaCAGACATATTCAGTATGTACAAGCTTAAGTACTCCTTttaaccttgacaaaggcagcgcagaccagatcgtCTGCTTGGTGTATCAGGGCCTTACGGTGTTCTATCTCTCTGAATTTGCACCCTTTAGTCGATGTCCTGCAGTGGCCACCTATACAAGACCTTTCTAcatgttgtttctttattttctgcttCTTTTCTCGCAATGATCTCCTCTGTTCCAATCCCTCTTTGAAGCCTAGCGCTCACACATCACAATGTCTTCTGTCTAACAAGAGTGAGCAAAACATTAACAACGTCCAGTTTTGACACTACCAAAATGTTTGTTGAAATCAACCGGTTTGGCAGTAAGCATTGTGTGGTGTGTGACtaggcctttaaaaaaaacatctgtccttgccataaagtgtgtgtttttcttttgctgctgcttctgtcttATTCTGGCTTTTTCTCTGTCTCAACCTCCTCCCTGCTCTCCCTCCCACGTCTTTCTCATCCGGGCCTCTTGTCTTGGTTGGCTTTAGTTTGATTATATTACTCCCCTCATGCCTGTGGCGGAGCCGGGCTGTCCTGCATTGTGGCGTCAAGGCTTGCGCAAAACTGGCATTTCTCTAGTGCCCAAAAAACCCATGGTGAGGCATTTGGTGTGCACCGGAGTTGTTCTCTCATCCTACATGCACCTCTTCACTGACAAAATACTTAACACCTCCCCTTAACTACCCCGGGCCGATCCAGGCGATCGCTGACTTTCACTCATCCGACCTTACATGGTGTTGTTTTCACTCGTAATCTACAAATGCACCGTCCTGGTCGTGCTTTCaccgtgtgtctgtgtggcttctgtgtttttgtttagttgGCTATGTATGCATCTTTGTAtagtttgttttaaaaaatgtatatgtgGCCAGACCTGAAAACTATCAATCAGACTCTAAAATCACAACGGGTGTAATTGCGCTCCACAATTATCATATTTTGAGATACCTTTTTGtccagtagttgttgtagtagtagtggaTGTGATCTCTTAACTGGCATGGCCTTCCTTAAAAATGTCCTTTTAATGCTCTCAACTTTGCAGCCCCCTGGAGATTAATCCGAACGGTTGACTTTTGTGTTACTCACCAAGATGACTAAAAATCTCATTTAACATCTTTTTATACTTTCAAAAAGCTTAACGTTGCACACTAAACCGCTGCCCGGTTTTTCGCCCTCAGGCCATTCAGCCTGCCGTAAAGGTCTCGACTAAagtggaggaggacaggaaggacGAGTCTCCGTCATCGTGGCGGCTGGGTTTGAGGAAGACGGGCAGCTACGGGGCGCTAGCGGAGATCACGGCCACCAAGGAGGCTCTGCGGGAGAAGGACACGACCGGGGTGATGCGCTCTGCCTCGAGCCctcgcctctcctcctctctggaaaacaaagacaaagagaagGTCAAATATAGTATAGgatatagaaatataaaaagtaGTCATTGTCTTTCCTTCTTTTAGCCACATGTTTGTATTTGAAAAGGAATAAATCATCCATCGTATATTAGTGTTGTCACAATATCAAAATTATGACATCAATACGATACCCTGAAATGATTTTAgtaatatttgacaaatcttccGTAAATTATCACTAACCCGGCTCCTTTATTGTCCCTCTGTCTACAGGAAAAGGATAAAGGAACTCGGCTCGCCTACGTAGCCCCCACCATCCCCAGGAGGCTCGCCAGTACTTCAGACATTGACGAGAAGGAAAACAGGTGAAACTCAGGAGCTTAAGTGGCTCCGTGCAAACATGCATTGGCATGAGCGGCTCCTGCTGCCCACTGCTGTGTGTTGCAGGCTTAAGGCCTCAATGCTCTGCATGGTGTGTGCAGAAAATGCTTTTTGTTACATTATGTTGTGCAGCAATTAGACtttgaaatgacaaaaaaagggGTAGAATTAGGTTTATTAGGGAATTAGTATCATTTTCACATATCTGTCAGTATCTGTTTGGGGGAAGCCTGAGTTGTAGCTTGTGGTTCCCCAGGGATTCTACTGCTCTGATACGTAGCGGCTCATACACCCGGCGACGCTGGGACGACGACCTGAAGAACAGCGAAGGAAGCGCCTCCACCAACCGAACCCCCAGCTACCAGCGCAGGTTAGCCTCCAGTCTGCTGCGATCCTGCCAAAAAAAACTCCATCACCTcatctcatcatcatcagctccgTCTGATATGAAGTGTTTATCCATCGTGAGGTTGCATAGCTTTGGAACTGAAACCACAGTGTAGACAGCATTGATAGTCGTTTATCAATCATTCTACTGTGCATTTCGcttggatgatgtcatcagagatgCATGCTTTCcatgcacagcagcagcagctactgaGAACACTTTTTCTCTATCACTGCCACAAGAGTCTGTTGCATGACTGTACCTGTCCTGTCAGGTTGCTGTGCCGCTGAATTTGCAATGCATTACTCTTGACATTTTAACAGGCCTATATACCTGTCTGACTCCCAGATAAATCAAATTCCCAGGGTTGTTTGTGGCACAAAACCTAGACATGGACTCATGCTGCATGCATGTCATATGGGAAAAATACTACAtctataaaaacatatttaatctTACCTTTTATATCTCTAAATTACCCTATTTTTAACCCTAAACTGTGTGTTGATCATCAAAAATGCACACTCCAGTTAAGAGCTGGCCCCATATGACATGAATGCACCAATAGTTTGTCAAAGCTTAATAGTCTTAAATATGTATGTTtcttatatctgtgtgtgtgcgcctccACCGCTAACATGCCTCTCTTGCCCACCCCCCCGCCTGCCAACACGCCAGCACGTCCCACACGCTAGCACTAGGGCGGAGCGGCAGCACGCGGGACGTGCCAGCCAAGTCTTCGTCCACCTCCAGCTTGGACCCTAACACCTGTAATACTAAACCCTGGCAGCCACCCACCTCCCACTACCAGTCTTACAGCATTTACCGCAGGTACACCAGCCTCCCCCGGGGGCACCACCCGTCCGTCTCTACACCCACCTGTcctctctgactgtctgtccTCCGCTCTGCTCAAGCGCCTACCATGTGTACTGTGTTGCATTTAATGTCCGTATGAATCTCGGAAAGGAGATGGTTGCGTTAACATTTAGAACTAGCCTCTGGATGAAGTCTGGTCCAAAGTAAAGGTTTAAATGTTTCCACAAACCCACCCACTAAATGCAGAAACTCGTCCTGCTGTTTCTTTGATTTTTAATGAAGCATTTCAGATTTTCTTTGATTGACAAGTCTGCTAAAGTTGAATACTGATGTCATCGAGTAATGAAACCTCTATACCACGAGTATGCTCATTTAGATTTTTACTGAAAcagcatattttatattttaaatttcctttttaaatcaattatcattataatcaaaaaaatacattgatcCATTCAGTCGTTTCACAAAGACAGTTAGAGCTACTTACAAATTAACACCGTAATATCACAACAGTTTCCTGTAGATTGATTCACTATTAATCTATTAAATTTGACGGCATATTAGGACCattaaaggtttaaaaaaaaattgaatttctgAAATTAAAGTTATAAATctatgagggaaaaaaaatggatattctctgagattaaagtggtaaatctacgagaaagaaaaaagtcatcCAAATCTGTTTTTCTGAATAGGCCCACTTCACGGCAACGTCTCTTCAAAGTCTGGATACTTATGATAATATGGTGATTCTGGGCTAATATCACGAGTATTTCCTGTTTGCTAAATCTGATTGTAAAGTGTATTTGATTAGGTCATCCACTAAAGGCATAATAATACGGCAAGCGGTCTGTGGTTTGATGAGGTCGACCAAAAACCTTCTTTTCTAttgtttttctcgtaaatttgtgaccAAAATCTCAGAAAAtccgattttttttcctcacaaatgTATAACCTTATAATCTCGGCCCAtgttcaagtttttttctcgttaatttgcaaaaaaatgtatgactttaatcttggaaattctATGTaatactaaatacatttacttgtTTACGTACAGTGGTCCTAATACGCTGTCATAATCAAGCCTAGGCTTCATTGACCTTTTCATAATGCAGTCAGAGCCGTCATCACTAGCATTCAGACTGACTGTCAAACAATGTTTCATTCAAACCTCTACAATTCAAAAAATGCAATATAGGCTCTAGAACTGTGAAGGAAATTGATGTCTGTCTCCTGCCCAATGTTTAATGCTTAAAATCATCAGAGTAAACATAAAGAGTTTCCCACccattttttccccttttttttcaaCTAATAATCTCAGTTAATAATCAGAGCATCATCAACATAGCTTTATTTGTCTCCCGCTCTGGCTTACCGGTGACCCTGCTGTGTTTTATGTCTTGACATTTTGTCCTCCAGCGGCTCTTTTGGCAGAAGACACGAGGACCTGGGTTCCTcgaccacctcctcctcccccacgaccaccaccacctcctcatcTGTTACCTCGCCCACAGGCCACCGCGGCCTGCTCTCCAGCctgggctcctcctccacccgCACTGGCTCCACCAGTCTCACCAGCAGGTACATGAACAGAAAAAGGACATGCCGTACACCTGTAATACACACCTTCTAGATAGTCAACTAGTTTTGTAACTCTGTGGCTTTTCTCATAGAGGGTTTATTATCCCCAAATGACTGCCAGAAGATCTGTCAGGCTAGTCAAGTTTCTTTATGAAATGCTTGTGTTGAACAGGTACTGGTCAGAGGAGAGTGCAGAGAGGGAAAAGGACAAGGAGAAGGAGTCTGCTGCGGTCATCCCCACTATGAACACTGGCTCTACTACGACCACCACATCTACCACTACCACCCCCGCCATatctaccactaccaccactggCATCGTCACTGGCATCGTCACTGGCATTGTCACTGGCTCTGAACGAcgcaggtaacacacacacacacacacactagtgttgtcacgataccgAAATTATGACTTGGATAAGATACCTGCCTAAATAACTTGATAccgataccatggtaaaaaccTAAAACATCGGCTACAGTACTTTAGTGCCATATTTCGCTTTGTGCGTCTGCTTCGACGGTTGGCAAGAGCACTGGTATTTGCAGCGTGTATATGAGAGAAAACGGACAGTTGGCATGCCCGCTTTGCCTGCAGGAAGTGGAAGCAGAGCGCCGCACACACAGACTGCTCCGCTGTTATATCGACGCAACTCATAAATACGACTCTTATAAAAACACTGTCATTCTTAAAGTACTGATGCTAATAATATGGGCTGTAGTACCATTTTTAACTGCAGGGTATTGCGATATgcaacacatacatacacacacacagctttttaTCTACATAACTCATGTTTGTCCTTATatgtaaatattagggctgacctcgaccaaagaaattcttaggaAAAAGTCATTCAgaatgaaaaaaggaaaaaatcaaAAGAAATCTTGGTCGACTAAGCCTGCAACGTCACattcaaaattatttttacctctaaaaatctgaaaatgtgcaCACATTGTTTAGTTATGTGCAGAAATTGAGTAGTTTTTCTGTAAAGAATCTTTCTTATATAATAGTGAATTGATGCTGTAGCATTAAAATGAGACAACGGGTTAATCTCATCTGGATTagtattaaatgtatattttaatttGCTGATGCTGGCctgttattgtcattttattgtTATAAGCCTTATATATGATGGATATGATGCGTTTTGTTTGATCAATTTGTAGTTCAGATTTAGTTTATTTGGGGACGTTAATTGCTGTTGCTATTTTGGACTTTCAGCATCCCAGagcattatgtgtgtgtgtctttggaaAAGAAGAGTTCTTAAGATGTTATCTTGTTTTATTTACTAGATTTGTTTATGTATGTTCATGAAATGTTCCAGATCAGATGGCTTGGATATTTGAACAAAGCATTAACTGTAAGCACCTTAAAGAAATATTGGCGTTAACCTTAGAAGCTGCCATCAGTCAAACAATAATCCGGATGCATTTCCTCTGTTTGAGAACGGGGTGTGTGATCTTTAACTCTGTACACAGTGTGGAGGGGAAGCAGAGAGTCTGTCCTGTGATAGATGGATAGTGTCACAGAAAGCATGTGTTTTGAGTGGGGTCAAGTGCTCGTCTTCCTGTTGCGCTGCTGAAATAAGCCACCTGTCATGGGAGTGGGGCAGAGCCGGGACCGCTCCGGCAACTTATCCTTATAAGGAAGGTGGGCAGAAgctgcacttttttttcctccaaggCCACGGCTCCGACGCTGCGCTGAATGAGATCATACCTCTGTGTGGCCGACAGAGGCACACTGAGAGAAAGAGCTAGAATAGCTCACTGTTTTATTTCCCAAACTGTGTTGCCTGTTGAGCCTAAACACAGACATAACTTAATGTAGTTTtagccactgagcagctccactgatgGTGCTCTACGATTAATATCCTCGCTCTGCAGTTTTTTATTGTGTGAGGGGAGAGCATTATTTTCTCACTTTCCCAGCTAGTCCAAAATTGAAAGCACCATCTACTGTagctaatacactgactatggataagtacctcatacatccCCACtgcaaaacacccaaactatccctttaaggcaccATACTATCACAACAAAGCCAATTACAGATGTATTTATAAAAGAGATTTTAACTGAAAAAAAACTTATCCTTCCCCATCTCAGCAGTCATCTGAAGCTAGAGCTCagtatttttgcttttattgccAAAATAACTaaccttgtgtgtgtttgcttgtgtcTTTGTGTACGCCAGGTCATACCTGACGCCAGTCCGAGACGAGGAGTCAGAATCCCAGAGGAAAGCTCGCTCCAGACAGGCTCGACAGTCGAGGAGGTCCACCCAGGTTAGTCGACCAATATCACCTCCATCCCACCAAAAGAGTCACCATTTTTTACAAAGTACCAACAAGTAAAATGACAGAAGACTCCCGCATCAGGGTGACCTGTAGGTGCCCCTGGTTTGCATTATGGTTTTATAGCCATAGActgtttaaataaatgttattatcTTGGTTGAAACGGCACTTTTTGTGTAAACAGGCAGCACTTAACATTAGGCCTGTACAAAGAGCTGATGATTTTACAAGCTGACAGTTTGGAAATTTATGACACTAAAAATTAAACATTGTAAAGCACCGGATTTTACTGCAGAGCTGGAAGATTAATAGTGAGATTCtggatttaaataaaataaaataaatccaaGCAAATAATACAACTTCTAAAGATCGTGTATTCCTCCTCTTACAGGGTGTGACGCTGACTGACCTGCAAGAGGCTGAGAAAACAATCGTCAGGAGTCGTCCCCCAAAGACCCgcgaggaggagaaggaggagaaagagaagcaggacaaggagaagcagcaggaggagaagaaggagttGGAGACCAAGGAAGACGATTACCGGTCGAAATACCGTAGCTTCGAAGAGGTACATCTCTGCTCTGAGCTTTTTGTAATAACTTCTACACCTTGGAATATTTGACTACACTGTCCCTCTTACTtgtctcccctctcctctctccctaccAGCGCTACCGGCCTTCGccttcctcctctacctccgCCATTTCCACAGTCAGCACATCCTCCACCCCGTACTCCAGCACCACATTGTCCTCCAGTTCCAGCTCCCTCAACCGGCCCAACAGTCTGACGGGGATCACCTCCTCCTATAGCCGTTCCTCCAGAGACACGGAAAAAGGTCAGCGCCATTCCCATCCGAACACACACCTCTACAGCAGCTGGAGCTCCTCCgcacggcgattacctcattaacattatggttcccttatagcattggttTTAAATCTGAAACATTGCctaataggcgcttttgcttttcaatTTGACAGCaaatcctcctccatctctcggTCCGTCAACTCTCTTTCGTCCggcgtgtgtgaaatctgactcctgcttcTCTGAGTTGtacagagcagacactttcactacAGTTTGTAGCATCTGTCGTCCGACTTTGTATTTATAACATGGCGCTGATACAcgaaaaatgaactaaatgggttttatttctattaaaaaaaagcaaaacaacagtGACAGCGGTGAGTgggtaatgtaatcggtgtatgttTGAACACCGCGGAACACCAACTACTGTGGCAAGCACATAtgtcatctcaaagggctttacaggcCCACAACAGGAGGGTAATTCTCATAAAATTGCCGCCACATAAGCATTGTGATCACAGTCACGATTGGGATGATggttgaaatgaatgactagtactcctacaggttactgtatgaagagcGTACATATACCCGTGCTATTCGGGTGTTAGGGGCTTAGGACAGAGAAGGTAGAGCAGACACAGCTTTAACTATCATGCAAGTGAAACTGAAAGAACTTAAATGCCGTCCCTTCTGGTATAAAGCCATGTAGGAACAGCATGAGGATGATACTGGTCCACGTTCACATGGGCAAACTGCCACATGCTGATTAAGAGCGTCGAGACAGAAAGGGATTGGGTTGCGTTTAATATTAAGTCACTCCTCTCTTAACAAATAAATCCATGAAGCATCCCTGGGAAAAGGGAAAAGTCCGTTCAACTGCAGGAAACACTGACCTCTTTGTTCTCCCATGACcgtaacctttttttttttcttttccctctgAACTCGAGCCAAGTCGAGGTTGTTGTCCCGATTGTGCCGTGTGAAGTCAAATCACTGCCTTGTTTTAACCTGAACTTTTCCATTTTTCACTTTGAATTAGGATTACTGTATGGGCACTTGCATTTTTTCTGTTGTGTGTAAGCAGACCCAATACAGTCCTGCCGGTGTGGGCGGGACTTAATTGCACTCTGTCTCTATGTAGTGCTAAGTTTTAacattatttcttttctctttcttctctttattgggtcttttcatttagtttcattttGGTATCTGGccagctgtgtgtatgtgtagtaAACCTGCTGTCGCTCTTCTCGATTGGACAGAAATGgacaaaaaggaggaggagaaggaaggagaggacAAGTCTCAGCCCCGCTCCATACGGGATCGCAGGCGGCCCCGCGAGAAGAGACGCTCTACCGGCGTCTCCTTCTGGACCCAAGATGTAAGACACCGATAgaagttttcttttcttcatcatAAGTATTCACAGCACTCTTGATGAGGTTCATAACACTCGCACAACCCCCCGAGTCTTCCTCTTTGATCATTTGGACGGTAACCCTTTTAATCTGCTCTTTTCAAATCCAGGGTGATGAAAATGACCCTGACCAGCAGTCTGACTCGGAGGAGGGCAGCACCAAGGGAGAGCCACAGGTAACGCAgataaaaactgattttcaaGCAGGAGCCCTCCAGCCAGGCCTTGTCTTGTGCGGGGCGACTTCCGTTTGATTCTTGCCCTTCTGCTTTTATTCTCTATTCTGGTCCTTCCTCATGTCTCATCTCATGAAGTCAAGGCCAAAGCAAGACTTTGATATTCACTTCTCTGCCCCCGTACAGCTCTGAtttcctccccctccctctaaTCTTTCCTTCTCACCCTTCTGCAGCCTTTGAATTTTTAtattctctctcccccctcgtTTCCATCTTCTGGTGATTGTCTGGTTGCTGGGTCGACCTTGCAAACCAAAAGTGACCTCAGCCATAGATCAGTGGGTTTTCAAAACATGCAGACGTACAAAGGAAGTCTCGGTCACCGGGGTCAGAGCGCGCACATGAATGCGAGTTTTTTCCAATTTGAAGTGAGATTTAAGAGGAACGGAAACACTTTTCGACCTTCAGTTTGTGCTCTTTTGTGCAAATAAAGTCACTGTAAATAAGAATTTCAACCAGCGAAGACCAAAATGAACGTCTTCCAGTCCctgaaatagaaatagaaac includes:
- the ppp1r12a gene encoding protein phosphatase 1 regulatory subunit 12A isoform X2; the encoded protein is MKMADAKQKRNEQLKRWLGSETDQEPPVLKKKKTKVKFDDGAVFLAACSSGDTEEVLRMLDRGADINYANVDGLTALHQACIDDNVDMVTFLVEHGAGINQPDNEGWIPLHAAASCGYLDIAEYLISQGANVGVVNSEGETPLDIAEEEAMEELLQNEINRTGVDIEAARKEEERVMLRDARQWLNSGQIQDSRHTKSGGTALHVAAAKGYVEVLKLLIQTGYDVNIKDFDGWTPLHASAHWGKEEACRILVENLCDMDLINKMGQTAFDVADEDVLGYLEELQKKQNLLIGDKDVKKSPLIETTTTGDNNQSLKPLKSKETLLLEPEKVAPRIETLEPEKVDEGEEGKKDESSCSSEEEDDEDSESETEADKTKPSASVSNSTTPAPTSISVSPPTSPTNQVTSPTSTAIQPAVKVSTKVEEDRKDESPSSWRLGLRKTGSYGALAEITATKEALREKDTTGVMRSASSPRLSSSLENKDKEKEKDKGTRLAYVAPTIPRRLASTSDIDEKENRDSTALIRSGSYTRRRWDDDLKNSEGSASTNRTPSYQRSTSHTLALGRSGSTRDVPAKSSSTSSLDPNTCNTKPWQPPTSHYQSYSIYRSGSFGRRHEDLGSSTTSSSPTTTTTSSSVTSPTGHRGLLSSLGSSSTRTGSTSLTSRYWSEESAEREKDKEKESAAVIPTMNTGSTTTTTSTTTTPAISTTTTTGIVTGIVTGIVTGSERRRSYLTPVRDEESESQRKARSRQARQSRRSTQGVTLTDLQEAEKTIVRSRPPKTREEEKEEKEKQDKEKQQEEKKELETKEDDYRSKYRSFEERYRPSPSSSTSAISTVSTSSTPYSSTTLSSSSSSLNRPNSLTGITSSYSRSSRDTEKEMDKKEEEKEGEDKSQPRSIRDRRRPREKRRSTGVSFWTQDGDENDPDQQSDSEEGSTKGEPQSDRLSRNESSTSSLDRNDTLYSRGYGESRRTYSSRLDRDDTTDYKKLYEQILAENEKLKAQLRDTDLELADLKLQLEKATQRQERYADRSQLEMEKRERRALERKISEMEEELKNLPQVKQVQALRQVKERLQAENRALSRVLAKLSRSACSQLPTVDL
- the ppp1r12a gene encoding protein phosphatase 1 regulatory subunit 12A isoform X7, which produces MKMADAKQKRNEQLKRWLGSETDQEPPVLKKKKTKVKFDDGAVFLAACSSGDTEEVLRMLDRGADINYANVDGLTALHQACIDDNVDMVTFLVEHGAGINQPDNEGWIPLHAAASCGYLDIAEYLISQGANVGVVNSEGETPLDIAEEEAMEELLQNEINRTGVDIEAARKEEERVMLRDARQWLNSGQIQDSRHTKSGGTALHVAAAKGYVEVLKLLIQTGYDVNIKDFDGWTPLHASAHWGKEEACRILVENLCDMDLINKMGQTAFDVADEDVLGYLEELQKKQNLLIGDKDVKKSPLIETTTTGDNNQSLKPLKSKETLLLEPEKVAPRIETLEPEKVDEGEEGKKDESSCSSEEEDDEDSESETEADKTKPSASVSNSTTPAPTSISVSPPTSPTNQAIQPAVKVSTKVEEDRKDESPSSWRLGLRKTGSYGALAEITATKEALREKDTTGVMRSASSPRLSSSLENKDKEKEKDKGTRLAYVAPTIPRRLASTSDIDEKENRDSTALIRSGSYTRRRWDDDLKNSEGSASTNRTPSYQRSGSFGRRHEDLGSSTTSSSPTTTTTSSSVTSPTGHRGLLSSLGSSSTRTGSTSLTSRYWSEESAEREKDKEKESAAVIPTMNTGSTTTTTSTTTTPAISTTTTTGIVTGIVTGIVTGSERRRSYLTPVRDEESESQRKARSRQARQSRRSTQGVTLTDLQEAEKTIVRSRPPKTREEEKEEKEKQDKEKQQEEKKELETKEDDYRSKYRSFEERYRPSPSSSTSAISTVSTSSTPYSSTTLSSSSSSLNRPNSLTGITSSYSRSSRDTEKEMDKKEEEKEGEDKSQPRSIRDRRRPREKRRSTGVSFWTQDGDENDPDQQSDSEEGSTKGEPQSDRLSRNESSTSSLDRNDTLYSRGYGESRRTYSSRLDRDDTTDYKKLYEQILAENEKLKAQLRDTDLELADLKLQLEKATQRQERYADRSQLEMEKRERRALERKISEMEEELKNLPQVKQVQALRQVKERLQAENRALSRVLAKLSRSACSQLPTVDL